The window GACGACGGTCTTGCCCTCCACGCCCGGGTCCAGCTCGGCCAGCGACACCATGCCCTCGTCGAGGAAGGGGTCGGCGCCGTCCTTCTCGCCGAGCTCCTCAAGGCCCGGGATCGGGTTGCCGTAGGGCGACTCGGTGGGGTGCCGGAGGAGCTCCAGGACGCGCCGCTCCACGGCCTCGCTCATCACGTGCTCCCAGCGGCAGGCCTCGGCGTGCACCTGCTCCCACTCCAGGCCGATCACGTCGACGAGGAGACACTCGGCGAGACGGTGCTTGCGCATCACGCGGGTGGCCAGGCGACGACCCTCGTCCGTCAGCTCCAGGTGGCGGTCGGAGGCGACGGACACCAGGCCGTCACGCTCCATTCGCGCCACGGTCTGGCTGACGGTCGGCCCGCTCTGGTCGAGCCGCTCGGCGATCCTGGCACGCATGGGGACCACACCTTCCTCTTCCAGCTCGAGGATGGTGCGGAGATACATCTCCGTGGTGTCGATCAGTCCGGACATACGTGCCCCTTGATGAGATCTGCCGGAAGCGCGACAGCTTCGCGGCGCGTGCGCTGGCCCTGGCCTCAATTCTGACGCATAGCGCTGACAACCGTGCCGCGCCGTTGAAACCAGGGGGTTTCGCGCTTGTACGCGGCTCCCGTACGGGCGCATCCGCCGTGCGCCCCCGGCGGCCGTACCGCCGTATTGACACCGCTGTGGTCCAGACCGCACGGTGATCCGCGACACAGATCACGACCGTTCACGACCGCCACCGCACTTTCGCACGGCAAAGGGGCCCCGCGCATGAGCGACCGCAAGCT of the Streptomyces sp. NBC_00287 genome contains:
- a CDS encoding metal-dependent transcriptional regulator, yielding MSGLIDTTEMYLRTILELEEEGVVPMRARIAERLDQSGPTVSQTVARMERDGLVSVASDRHLELTDEGRRLATRVMRKHRLAECLLVDVIGLEWEQVHAEACRWEHVMSEAVERRVLELLRHPTESPYGNPIPGLEELGEKDGADPFLDEGMVSLAELDPGVEGKTVVVRRIGEPIQTDAQLMYTLRRAGVQPGSVVSVTESAGGVLVGSGGEAAELEADIASHVFVAKR